In a single window of the Methanolobus psychrophilus R15 genome:
- a CDS encoding putative flagellar protein G — protein sequence MKNNNFLTMGTFSKCQKAETAITHMIFFIVAIILAMGVITVLSADVQSIVSSSSVNSKLIAQQMRTDITIVNDPLMVPYDIPGNSYTFYAKNTGRTELTPEFITVLVDGIMVAPSNMELELLDGDVVWRPGDVLVLRVIPSPSPLDPGDHRILVVADNGKSGSMSFKT from the coding sequence ATGAAAAACAACAACTTTCTCACAATGGGAACCTTTTCCAAGTGCCAAAAGGCAGAGACTGCCATAACGCACATGATCTTTTTCATTGTGGCCATCATTCTGGCTATGGGAGTCATCACAGTCCTTTCTGCTGATGTGCAGTCTATCGTCTCATCTTCCTCTGTGAACAGCAAACTGATAGCACAACAGATGAGGACCGATATAACAATAGTGAACGATCCCTTGATGGTGCCCTATGACATTCCAGGCAACAGCTATACTTTTTATGCAAAGAACACAGGCAGGACCGAGTTAACACCAGAGTTTATAACAGTGCTTGTAGACGGAATTATGGTTGCACCTTCAAATATGGAACTTGAACTTCTCGATGGTGATGTGGTGTGGAGGCCCGGTGATGTTCTTGTGTTACGTGTGATCCCAAGCCCCAGCCCCCTTGATCCCGGGGACCATCGCATCCTTGTCGTCGCAGATAACGGGAAGTCCGGCAGCATGAGCTTCAAAACATAA
- a CDS encoding ATPase has translation MVKICSFDIPRDELNGKLGGGFPVGSLVVIEGGSGGGKSSISQRLSFGLNENKVSVTLISTQMTTKGFINQMYSMDYPIAAYLLNGSLLYIPVIPLVQAAKSRFDFLERLMAAEELFEKDVVIIDTISSLIKYSANTEKSLDLISFFKKLNGMGKVIILTIEPNQLDEDIASMFRSSCDVYITLKSRPLGSEVKRTIVVNKFTGAKGPVGQMIGFRIEPRVGLVVEIASVS, from the coding sequence ATGGTAAAGATATGTTCATTCGACATTCCCAGGGACGAGCTCAATGGGAAACTGGGCGGCGGTTTTCCTGTAGGCTCACTTGTAGTGATAGAAGGTGGGAGCGGCGGTGGCAAGAGTTCCATCTCACAACGCCTTTCATTTGGGCTTAATGAGAATAAAGTAAGTGTTACACTCATATCCACTCAGATGACAACAAAGGGTTTCATCAACCAGATGTACTCAATGGACTATCCCATAGCCGCTTACCTGCTGAATGGTTCTCTTCTGTACATCCCGGTAATTCCGCTCGTCCAGGCAGCAAAGTCGAGGTTCGATTTCCTTGAGAGACTGATGGCTGCAGAAGAGCTATTCGAAAAAGATGTTGTTATAATTGACACGATCTCTTCGCTCATAAAATACAGTGCAAATACGGAAAAGAGCCTTGATCTCATCTCTTTTTTCAAGAAGCTCAATGGAATGGGGAAGGTGATAATCCTCACTATAGAGCCCAACCAGCTTGATGAGGACATAGCTTCAATGTTCAGATCATCCTGCGATGTTTACATCACTCTTAAATCGAGACCCCTTGGAAGCGAGGTCAAGCGTACTATTGTTGTGAACAAGTTCACGGGGGCAAAAGGCCCGGTGGGCCAGATGATAGGTTTCAGGATAGAACCAAGGGTTGGCCTGGTAGTGGAGATAGCGTCCGTATCATGA
- a CDS encoding type II secretion system protein E, whose product MDLEFEKAIQRNPHLGEYVRKFMRENGADEPVFMVKLSKDLNKENVNLILPVGDPVFIHLYGTSELGEVRYYSIEPLLNDLEKQKYDIILSIILEKSANESLPDSESELKELIIRLLDESVDIGAGGSIEADDKKGKFDILSKLIPVQKKVPLTQNEYNKLLYHIERNIIGSGPIEPVIRDPYLEDISSIGVNNVFIVHKIFDTIKTDLTFGDEKGLDNWLRSMSERIGRPVSDARPIADGALPDGSRINIIYSIDISRRGSSFTMRKFSEVPVSIIQLINWGALSAEAAAYMWMCLENGMSVFFSGETASGKTTMLNACLAFVNPRAKVFSAEDTAEVQPPQPVWQQLITREEGPVDSRVDTFTLLKAALRSRPNYIIVGEIRGAEGNVAFQGMQTGHPVLATFHASAVTKMIQRLTADPINVPVTFIDNLNVAMILSAVYRKGKFLRRCLAVEEIEGYYEEVGGVVTRAVFQWDPETDKHSFRGLNNSYILENKIATKLGYEDKRQIYQDLFLRARILEEMRSRGIEDYYDVLDIIVKFYKHGVDGLPFSV is encoded by the coding sequence ATGGATCTGGAGTTTGAGAAAGCCATACAGAGAAATCCGCATCTGGGTGAATATGTACGGAAGTTCATGCGGGAGAACGGTGCTGATGAACCTGTTTTCATGGTAAAGCTTTCCAAGGACCTAAATAAGGAAAATGTAAATCTCATCCTGCCTGTGGGGGATCCTGTCTTCATTCACCTCTATGGCACTTCCGAACTGGGAGAGGTTCGCTACTACAGCATAGAGCCATTGTTGAACGACCTGGAGAAACAAAAGTACGATATCATCCTGAGCATCATCCTTGAAAAGTCGGCTAACGAATCCCTGCCTGATTCCGAGAGCGAGTTAAAGGAACTAATAATAAGGCTCCTTGACGAATCTGTTGATATCGGTGCCGGAGGGAGCATCGAAGCTGATGATAAGAAAGGCAAGTTCGATATATTGAGCAAACTAATACCTGTGCAGAAAAAAGTTCCTTTAACCCAGAATGAATACAACAAGCTGCTCTACCATATAGAAAGGAACATTATCGGTTCCGGTCCCATAGAACCTGTTATCAGGGACCCGTATCTTGAAGATATCAGCAGCATTGGCGTGAACAATGTGTTCATTGTCCACAAGATATTCGATACAATTAAAACAGACCTGACCTTCGGGGATGAGAAAGGTCTTGACAACTGGCTCAGGAGCATGAGTGAGCGTATCGGCCGCCCTGTAAGCGATGCCCGCCCTATTGCAGATGGTGCACTGCCCGACGGGTCACGTATCAACATCATCTACAGTATAGATATCAGTAGACGTGGTAGTAGTTTCACGATGCGTAAGTTCAGTGAGGTCCCTGTCAGCATCATCCAGCTCATCAACTGGGGTGCATTAAGTGCTGAAGCGGCTGCCTATATGTGGATGTGTCTTGAGAACGGTATGAGTGTCTTTTTCAGTGGGGAAACTGCCAGTGGAAAGACTACAATGCTTAATGCCTGCCTTGCGTTCGTCAATCCCAGGGCAAAGGTATTCAGTGCCGAGGATACGGCTGAAGTCCAGCCTCCCCAGCCAGTATGGCAGCAGCTGATCACGCGTGAGGAAGGTCCTGTGGATTCCAGGGTGGATACGTTCACTCTGCTCAAGGCTGCTTTGCGTTCCAGGCCGAATTATATAATCGTAGGTGAGATCCGTGGAGCCGAAGGTAACGTGGCTTTCCAAGGCATGCAGACCGGGCACCCCGTCCTGGCAACCTTCCACGCATCTGCTGTCACTAAGATGATACAGCGCCTGACAGCTGATCCTATCAATGTCCCTGTGACCTTCATCGATAACCTTAATGTGGCAATGATATTATCCGCCGTCTATCGTAAGGGGAAATTCCTTCGCCGATGTCTTGCCGTAGAGGAAATAGAGGGATACTATGAAGAAGTAGGTGGAGTGGTCACCAGGGCAGTGTTCCAGTGGGACCCCGAAACCGATAAGCATAGCTTCAGGGGCCTGAACAACAGTTACATCCTTGAGAACAAGATAGCCACTAAACTGGGTTATGAGGATAAGAGGCAGATATACCAGGACCTTTTCCTCAGGGCAAGGATACTGGAAGAGATGCGTTCACGGGGTATAGAGGACTACTATGATGTACTTGATATCATAGTGAAGTTCTATAAGCATGGCGTCGATGGCCTGCCTTTCAGCGTGTAG
- a CDS encoding flagellar assembly protein J: protein MSYEKAFKNLGMEPLVYAKKFALPIVLFGIVFAVLMYTLLPNLFVGPAKYIPILVTFACVFFAFSYPLSILAAKATRIDNNMHYYITQMGSIATAETPRLDIIRIVSENDDYRELATETRKIYDLVTVWHMSLADACRFISKRTPSIIFEDFLDRFAHALQSGEDVKSFLFAEQNVVMNEYESMYNGALYAVEIVKEMFVSLVMSLIFLASFAVIMPVITGMNAELLMSIVVVVFLVTDLVMVMFTRSKVPQDPAWNRSNALTKDKLRLYRSIPISIGGCIIVGMAVLMYGKIETPIAVAMFLTPLVYTGHVARKIEKGIRRKDENFPAFIRSLGSSAGARGGLIDDALKALRSHDFGPLTTDVNNLYKLLATRIDKFASWDHFAANIGSNLIQRFSVMFVEATNLGGQPDVIGDIIATNFHRIVNLRKKRTQSANSLVGVLYGLTGGIGFTMYISLGVVGLMQDMFATVEMPAGMSIGMVLYTNVGNITTLENMVLGIMIGHSLMSAILIRIVDGGHMLSSTIDFVIMVWISGVSAIVTMAAVSSLLGMT from the coding sequence ATGAGTTATGAGAAGGCTTTCAAGAACCTTGGCATGGAACCTCTGGTTTACGCAAAGAAATTTGCCTTGCCTATTGTTCTGTTTGGAATTGTGTTCGCCGTTCTCATGTACACGTTGCTTCCTAATCTCTTCGTAGGTCCTGCAAAATACATACCCATACTGGTAACTTTTGCATGCGTTTTTTTCGCCTTTTCATATCCTCTTTCCATTCTTGCTGCAAAGGCCACGCGTATAGATAACAATATGCACTACTACATCACTCAGATGGGTTCCATAGCAACCGCGGAAACTCCCCGTCTCGACATCATCCGTATCGTTTCGGAGAATGACGACTACCGTGAACTTGCGACGGAAACACGGAAAATATATGATCTAGTGACCGTGTGGCACATGAGCCTGGCTGATGCCTGCAGGTTCATATCCAAACGTACTCCTTCTATCATCTTTGAAGACTTCCTCGACAGGTTCGCCCATGCACTCCAGTCAGGGGAGGATGTGAAAAGTTTTCTTTTTGCCGAACAGAACGTGGTCATGAACGAATATGAGTCCATGTACAATGGAGCCCTCTACGCTGTCGAGATAGTAAAGGAAATGTTCGTTTCCCTGGTCATGTCCCTTATCTTCCTGGCCTCTTTTGCAGTCATCATGCCTGTAATTACCGGTATGAACGCGGAATTGCTGATGTCTATTGTTGTTGTGGTCTTCCTTGTGACCGACCTTGTCATGGTTATGTTCACCAGGAGCAAAGTTCCTCAGGATCCGGCATGGAACAGGTCTAATGCATTGACCAAGGATAAGCTCAGACTGTATCGTTCCATTCCCATCTCGATCGGCGGCTGTATAATTGTAGGTATGGCAGTTCTCATGTATGGTAAGATCGAGACCCCTATCGCCGTTGCAATGTTCCTTACTCCTCTGGTTTATACGGGGCATGTTGCACGTAAGATCGAAAAGGGCATCCGTCGGAAAGATGAGAACTTTCCTGCTTTTATCCGCTCCCTTGGCAGCTCTGCAGGTGCCAGGGGAGGCCTGATCGATGATGCATTGAAAGCTCTGCGGTCTCACGATTTTGGCCCTCTTACAACAGATGTCAATAATCTTTATAAGCTGCTGGCGACAAGGATTGATAAATTTGCTTCATGGGACCATTTCGCTGCAAACATCGGGAGTAATCTCATCCAGAGGTTCTCTGTAATGTTTGTCGAGGCAACTAACCTTGGGGGCCAGCCAGATGTTATAGGTGACATCATAGCAACAAATTTCCACAGGATTGTCAACCTGAGGAAAAAAAGGACCCAATCCGCAAACAGCCTTGTGGGTGTCCTCTATGGACTTACGGGAGGAATTGGTTTTACCATGTACATTTCCCTCGGTGTCGTAGGACTGATGCAGGATATGTTCGCAACCGTGGAGATGCCTGCCGGTATGTCCATAGGTATGGTGCTGTACACTAATGTCGGGAACATTACCACTCTTGAGAACATGGTACTTGGAATAATGATTGGCCATTCCCTGATGTCTGCCATTCTCATAAGGATAGTTGACGGAGGCCACATGCTCAGCTCAACCATCGACTTTGTTATCATGGTGTGGATATCAGGAGTAAGTGCAATCGTGACAATGGCAGCAGTGTCCTCGCTTCTTGGGATGACTTGA